A genome region from Streptomyces antimycoticus includes the following:
- a CDS encoding SACE_7040 family transcriptional regulator, whose amino-acid sequence MSTQAAAPTRREQILREAARLFAERGFHGVGVDEIGAAVGISGPGLYRHFPGKEAMLAELLVGISGRLLTGGKRRAAEGEGAGLAPAEVLDSLIEGHIDFALDDRPLIILHDRELDRLRDTDRKLVRSLQRQYVELWVEVVREVYPRLAEAEARACVHAVFGLLNSTPHLGRPGALPGRAATAALLHRLALGAFGGAHGVDGDVNRAS is encoded by the coding sequence ATGAGCACGCAAGCAGCCGCCCCGACCCGCCGCGAGCAGATCCTCAGGGAGGCCGCCCGCCTCTTCGCCGAGCGCGGCTTCCATGGCGTCGGCGTCGATGAGATAGGCGCCGCGGTCGGCATCAGTGGCCCCGGTCTCTACCGCCACTTCCCCGGCAAGGAGGCGATGCTCGCCGAGCTGCTGGTCGGCATCAGCGGCCGGCTGCTGACGGGCGGCAAGCGGCGCGCGGCCGAGGGGGAGGGGGCCGGGCTCGCCCCGGCCGAGGTGCTGGACTCGCTGATCGAGGGCCATATCGACTTCGCCCTCGACGACCGCCCGCTGATCATCCTCCACGACCGCGAGCTGGACCGGCTGCGGGACACCGACCGCAAGCTGGTGCGCTCGCTCCAGCGGCAGTACGTGGAGCTGTGGGTCGAGGTGGTGCGCGAGGTCTACCCCCGGCTCGCCGAGGCCGAGGCCCGTGCGTGTGTCCACGCCGTCTTCGGGCTGCTCAACTCCACGCCCCACCTCGGCCGCCCCGGCGCCCTCCCGGGGCGCGCGGCCACCGCCGCCCTGCTGCACCGCCTGGCCCTTGGTGCCTTCGGTGGTGCCCACGGTGTGGACGGGGATGTGAACCGGGCCTCGTAA
- a CDS encoding phosphatase — MGHMPIPSAVPSRAELIDHLIRTRIAGDVATPRENNLSHYRKLANGDRHYWLGLELGDRWTDEQDVLAVMAERCGVVDDPEYRSGQDTIDPELTVGALDRMASVLRKAAEASERVLFATGHPGGLLEVHRATAAALRAAGCEIVEIPGGLQADEGYVFQFCDVAMLERGATLWHTHSPAPMAAILDGLAHEGRPLPDLVVADHGWAGCAGQRGIDAVGYADCNDPALFLGESEGTLSVVVPLDDHVTSPRFYDPMTAYLLDAAGLSAQF; from the coding sequence ATGGGCCACATGCCGATACCCAGCGCCGTGCCCAGCCGTGCCGAACTGATCGACCACCTCATCCGTACGCGCATCGCGGGCGATGTCGCCACTCCTCGTGAGAACAACCTCTCCCACTACCGCAAGCTCGCGAACGGCGACCGCCACTACTGGCTCGGCCTGGAGCTGGGCGACCGCTGGACCGATGAGCAGGACGTGCTGGCGGTCATGGCGGAGCGGTGCGGCGTGGTGGACGACCCGGAGTACCGCTCGGGGCAGGACACGATCGACCCGGAGCTGACGGTCGGCGCGCTGGACCGGATGGCCTCGGTGCTGCGGAAGGCGGCGGAGGCGAGCGAGCGGGTGCTGTTCGCCACCGGGCATCCGGGCGGGCTGCTGGAGGTCCACCGGGCCACGGCGGCGGCGCTGCGGGCCGCCGGCTGCGAGATCGTGGAGATCCCGGGCGGACTGCAGGCGGACGAGGGGTATGTCTTCCAGTTCTGCGATGTGGCGATGCTGGAGCGGGGCGCCACGCTGTGGCACACCCACTCCCCCGCGCCCATGGCCGCGATCCTCGACGGGCTGGCCCACGAGGGGCGGCCGCTGCCCGATCTGGTGGTCGCCGACCACGGCTGGGCGGGCTGCGCGGGGCAGCGGGGCATCGACGCGGTCGGCTACGCGGACTGCAACGACCCGGCGCTCTTCCTCGGCGAGTCCGAGGGCACGCTGTCGGTGGTGGTCCCGCTGGACGACCACGTCACCAGCCCGCGGTTCTACGACCCGATGACGGCGTACCTGCTGGACGCGGCGGGGCTGTCGGCCCAGTTCTGA
- a CDS encoding carboxyl transferase domain-containing protein: MEQAPALHSGADPASDAWKANEAAHRELAARLREKLAVARLGGGERARARHTARGKLLPRDRVDTLLDPGSPFLELAPLAAEGMYEGQAPAAGVIAGIGRVSGREVVVVANDATVKGGTYYPMTVKKHLRAQEVALENHLPCVYLVDSGGAFLPMQDEVFPDRDHFGRIFYNQARLSGSGIPQVAAVMGSCTAGGAYVPAMSDEAVIVRGQGTIFLGGPPLVKAATGEVVSAEELGGGEVHSRVSGVTDHLAEDDAHALRIVRSIVATLPPSAMRQGSPPWALEPSQEPAVDPAGLYGAVPVDSRTPYDVREVIARLVDGSRFAEFKAEFGTTLVTGFARIMGHPVGIVANNGILFSESAQKGAHFIELCDQRGIPLVFLQNISGFMVGRSYEAGGIAKHGAKMVTAVACTRVPKLTVVIGGSYGAGNYSMCGRAYSPRFLWMWPNAKISVMGGEQAASVLATVKRDQMEARGEEWSAEEEETFRAPVREQYEAQGNAYYATARLWDDGVIDPLETRTVLGLALTACANAPLPGRTATEPAAPGYGVFRM; this comes from the coding sequence ATGGAGCAGGCACCGGCGCTGCACAGCGGCGCCGACCCGGCGTCCGACGCCTGGAAGGCCAATGAGGCCGCGCACCGCGAGCTGGCCGCGCGGCTGCGCGAGAAGCTGGCCGTGGCGCGGCTGGGCGGCGGGGAGAGGGCGCGGGCGCGGCACACCGCGCGCGGCAAGCTGCTGCCGCGCGACCGGGTGGACACACTGCTGGATCCGGGCTCCCCGTTCCTGGAGCTGGCCCCGCTCGCCGCCGAGGGGATGTACGAGGGCCAGGCCCCGGCGGCGGGGGTGATCGCCGGGATCGGCCGGGTGTCCGGCCGTGAGGTGGTCGTGGTCGCCAATGACGCCACCGTCAAGGGCGGCACGTACTACCCGATGACGGTGAAGAAGCATCTGCGTGCCCAGGAGGTCGCGCTGGAGAACCACCTGCCGTGCGTCTATCTGGTCGACTCCGGCGGTGCCTTCCTCCCCATGCAGGACGAGGTCTTCCCCGACCGCGACCACTTCGGGCGGATCTTCTACAACCAGGCGCGGCTGTCCGGCTCCGGGATCCCGCAGGTCGCGGCGGTGATGGGGTCCTGCACGGCGGGCGGGGCGTATGTCCCGGCGATGAGCGACGAGGCCGTCATCGTGCGCGGGCAGGGCACGATCTTCCTGGGCGGGCCGCCGCTGGTGAAGGCGGCCACCGGGGAGGTCGTCTCGGCGGAGGAGCTGGGCGGCGGCGAGGTCCACTCCCGGGTCTCGGGCGTGACCGACCATCTGGCCGAGGACGACGCCCACGCGCTGCGGATCGTCCGCTCCATCGTCGCCACCCTGCCGCCGTCCGCGATGCGCCAGGGGTCGCCGCCGTGGGCGCTGGAGCCCTCCCAGGAGCCCGCGGTCGATCCGGCGGGGCTCTACGGGGCGGTTCCGGTCGACTCGCGCACGCCGTATGACGTGCGGGAGGTCATCGCGCGGCTGGTGGACGGCTCGCGGTTCGCCGAATTCAAGGCCGAGTTCGGCACCACACTGGTCACGGGCTTCGCGCGGATCATGGGCCACCCGGTGGGCATCGTCGCCAACAACGGCATCCTGTTCTCCGAATCGGCCCAGAAGGGCGCCCATTTCATCGAGCTGTGCGACCAGCGCGGCATCCCCCTGGTCTTCCTGCAGAACATCTCGGGATTCATGGTGGGCCGCAGCTATGAGGCGGGCGGTATCGCCAAGCACGGCGCCAAGATGGTCACCGCCGTGGCCTGCACCCGCGTCCCCAAGCTGACGGTCGTGATCGGCGGTTCCTACGGCGCGGGCAACTACTCGATGTGCGGCCGCGCCTATTCGCCGCGCTTCCTGTGGATGTGGCCCAACGCCAAGATCTCGGTGATGGGCGGTGAGCAGGCCGCCTCCGTGCTCGCCACCGTCAAGCGCGACCAGATGGAGGCGCGCGGGGAGGAGTGGAGCGCCGAGGAGGAGGAGACGTTCCGGGCCCCGGTCCGCGAGCAGTACGAGGCGCAGGGAAACGCGTATTACGCCACCGCCCGGCTGTGGGACGACGGTGTGATCGACCCCCTGGAGACCCGCACGGTGCTCGGCCTCGCCCTGACGGCCTGCGCCAACGCACCGCTGCCCGGCCGTACGGCCACCGAGCCCGCGGCGCCCGGCTACGGCGTCTTCCGGATGTGA
- a CDS encoding acyl-CoA dehydrogenase family protein codes for MRRTVFNEDHEAFRETIRDFIAAEVVPYYDQWREAGQAPRDFYKKLGELGVFGIEVPEEYGGAGETSFKFNAVITEETARAGVSFGGSSVHTALCLPYLLKYANEEQKQRWLPSFVTGDLMTAIAMTEPGTGSDLAGMKTTAKLSEDGTHYVLNGAKTFITGGVLADRVLVCARTAPATPEDRRGGISILVVDTKSEGYAVGRKLEKLGLKTSDTAELSFTDVKVPVEDLLGEEGKAFGYLTHNLPQERLGIAVGAYAQAAAAVRFATEYVRDRTVFGQAVASFQNTKFVLADCQSEVDAMQAVVDRALDAHDADELTAADAASAKLFTTERAAVVIDKCLQLHGGYGYMMEYPIARLYADTRVNRIYGGTSEVMRSIVAKSMGL; via the coding sequence ATGCGCCGCACGGTGTTCAACGAGGACCACGAGGCGTTCCGGGAGACCATCCGCGACTTCATCGCGGCCGAGGTCGTGCCGTACTACGACCAGTGGCGGGAGGCCGGCCAGGCCCCGCGCGACTTCTACAAGAAGCTCGGCGAGCTGGGTGTCTTCGGCATCGAGGTGCCCGAGGAGTACGGCGGGGCGGGCGAGACCAGCTTCAAGTTCAACGCCGTCATCACCGAGGAGACCGCCCGCGCCGGGGTCAGCTTCGGCGGCAGCAGCGTCCACACCGCGCTGTGCCTGCCGTACCTCCTCAAGTACGCCAACGAGGAGCAGAAGCAGCGCTGGCTGCCCTCCTTCGTCACCGGCGACCTGATGACCGCCATCGCCATGACCGAGCCCGGCACCGGCTCGGACCTGGCGGGCATGAAGACCACCGCCAAGCTCTCCGAGGACGGCACCCACTACGTCCTCAACGGCGCCAAGACCTTCATCACCGGCGGCGTCCTGGCCGACCGGGTGCTGGTCTGCGCCCGCACCGCCCCGGCCACCCCCGAGGACCGCCGCGGCGGCATATCCATCCTCGTGGTCGACACCAAGAGCGAGGGCTACGCGGTCGGCCGCAAGCTGGAGAAGCTGGGCCTGAAGACCTCCGACACCGCCGAGCTCTCCTTCACCGACGTCAAGGTGCCGGTGGAGGACCTGCTGGGCGAGGAGGGCAAGGCGTTCGGCTACCTCACCCACAATCTGCCGCAGGAGCGCCTGGGCATCGCCGTCGGGGCGTACGCACAGGCCGCGGCGGCCGTCCGGTTCGCCACCGAATACGTCCGCGACCGCACGGTCTTCGGCCAGGCGGTGGCGTCGTTCCAGAACACCAAGTTCGTGCTCGCCGACTGCCAGTCCGAGGTGGACGCGATGCAGGCGGTCGTGGACCGGGCCCTGGACGCGCATGACGCCGATGAGCTGACCGCCGCCGACGCCGCCTCCGCCAAGCTCTTCACCACCGAGCGCGCCGCCGTCGTCATCGACAAGTGCCTGCAGCTCCACGGCGGTTACGGCTACATGATGGAGTACCCCATAGCCCGGCTGTACGCGGACACCCGCGTCAACCGGATCTACGGCGGCACCAGCGAGGTCATGCGGTCCATCGTCGCCAAGTCGATGGGGCTGTGA
- a CDS encoding DEAD/DEAH box helicase, whose product MTRSTRSHRRKKPVPSRSAVSGRPRSSGASEFALAPGSTPVLPAVTSFAELDMPKELITELTQQGVTVPFPIQAATLPNALAGRDVLGRGRTGSGKTLAFGLALLARTAGQRAEPRSPLALVLVPTRELAQQVTEALTPYARRLGLRAATVVGGMSINRQADALRKGAEVVIATPGRLYDLIERGDCRLDQVRTTVLDEADQMADMGFLPQVTRLLRQVPADGQRLLFSATLDHDISKLTRQFLDDPAVHSVDPSAGAVTTMEHHVLHIADTDKRSVVTRVAARDGRVLLFLDTKRAVDRLTRHLLTSGVRAAALHGGKSQPQRTRTLDQFRSGHVTALVATNVAARGIHVDDLDLVVNVDPPADHKDYLHRGGRTARAGGSGSVITLVTPDQRREMGRLMADAGITPQTVQVHSADPELTRITGAQEPSGVPVIISAPQPQPQRARRPGAPRRSARSRRPGR is encoded by the coding sequence TTGACCCGATCCACCCGCTCGCACCGCCGCAAAAAACCCGTACCCTCCCGTTCCGCCGTCAGTGGGCGCCCCCGCTCATCCGGCGCAAGTGAATTCGCCCTGGCGCCCGGTTCCACCCCGGTGCTGCCCGCCGTCACCTCCTTCGCCGAGCTCGACATGCCGAAGGAGCTGATCACGGAGCTGACCCAGCAGGGCGTCACCGTGCCGTTCCCCATTCAGGCGGCCACCCTCCCGAACGCGCTCGCCGGCCGGGACGTACTGGGCCGCGGCCGCACCGGCTCCGGCAAGACCCTCGCCTTCGGCCTCGCCCTGCTGGCCCGCACCGCCGGGCAGCGCGCGGAGCCCCGCAGCCCCCTCGCGCTGGTGCTGGTCCCCACCCGGGAGCTGGCCCAGCAGGTCACCGAGGCGCTCACCCCCTATGCCCGGCGGCTGGGGCTGCGCGCGGCCACGGTGGTCGGCGGCATGTCGATCAACCGCCAGGCCGATGCCCTGCGCAAGGGCGCGGAAGTGGTCATCGCGACCCCCGGACGCCTCTACGACCTGATCGAACGCGGCGATTGCCGGCTGGACCAGGTGCGCACCACCGTCCTCGACGAGGCCGACCAGATGGCCGACATGGGCTTCCTGCCCCAGGTGACCCGGCTGCTGCGGCAGGTCCCCGCCGACGGCCAGCGCCTGCTGTTCTCCGCGACCCTCGACCATGACATCAGCAAGCTGACGCGCCAGTTCCTCGACGACCCGGCCGTGCACTCGGTCGACCCGTCCGCCGGTGCCGTCACCACGATGGAGCACCACGTCCTGCACATCGCGGACACCGACAAGCGCTCCGTCGTCACCCGGGTGGCCGCCCGGGACGGCCGCGTCCTCCTCTTCCTGGACACCAAGCGCGCCGTGGACCGGCTCACCCGGCATCTGCTGACCAGCGGTGTACGGGCGGCCGCGCTGCACGGCGGCAAGTCCCAGCCACAGCGCACCCGGACCCTGGACCAGTTCAGGTCCGGCCATGTCACCGCGCTGGTGGCCACGAACGTCGCGGCCCGGGGCATCCATGTGGACGATCTCGATCTCGTGGTCAATGTCGACCCGCCCGCGGACCACAAGGACTATCTGCACCGTGGCGGCCGCACCGCCCGTGCGGGCGGATCCGGCAGCGTCATCACCTTGGTCACCCCGGACCAGCGCCGGGAGATGGGCCGTCTCATGGCCGACGCGGGCATCACCCCGCAGACCGTCCAGGTCCACTCCGCCGACCCCGAACTCACCCGGATCACCGGCGCCCAGGAGCCCTCCGGCGTGCCCGTGATCATCAGCGCGCCCCAGCCCCAACCGCAGCGTGCGCGCCGTCCCGGCGCCCCCCGCCGTTCCGCCCGGAGCCGTCGGCCCGGCCGTTAG
- a CDS encoding acyl-CoA thioesterase: protein MNDALQSLLDLLDLEQIEEDIFRGTSDAAPLVPRVFGGQVAAQALVAAGRTVPEDRPAHSLHAYFLRPGDPGAPIVYTVDRIRDGHSFTTRRVVAVQHGQPIFHLSASFQLYEDGLEHQEPMPDVPDPLTLPTADELLPRYEHLFGPGVTQRMLQARASIDLRYVDEPPFGSVGRPREPKSQVWFRTNGKLDGVADHPLLHVCLATYVSDMTLLDSILLAHGRGGWAVGDIVGASLDHAMWFHRPFRVDDWLLYDQESPSASGGRGLAKGRIFTADGRLAVSVIQEGVMRVPRAKKK from the coding sequence ATGAATGACGCACTTCAGAGCCTTCTCGATCTGCTCGATCTCGAGCAGATCGAGGAGGACATCTTCCGTGGCACCAGCGACGCCGCCCCCCTCGTACCGCGGGTCTTCGGCGGTCAGGTCGCCGCCCAGGCCCTGGTCGCCGCGGGCCGCACCGTCCCCGAGGACCGCCCGGCGCATTCGCTGCACGCGTACTTCCTGCGGCCCGGCGACCCCGGGGCGCCCATCGTCTACACCGTCGACCGGATCCGGGACGGCCACTCCTTCACCACCCGCCGGGTGGTCGCCGTCCAGCACGGGCAGCCGATCTTCCATCTCTCGGCCTCCTTCCAGCTCTACGAGGACGGCCTCGAGCACCAGGAGCCGATGCCGGACGTACCGGACCCGCTCACCCTGCCCACCGCCGATGAGCTGCTGCCCCGCTATGAGCACCTCTTCGGCCCCGGGGTGACCCAGCGGATGCTCCAGGCGCGGGCCTCGATCGATCTGCGGTACGTGGACGAGCCGCCCTTCGGCAGCGTCGGACGGCCGCGCGAGCCCAAGTCGCAGGTTTGGTTCCGGACCAACGGCAAACTGGACGGCGTCGCCGACCACCCCCTGCTCCACGTCTGCCTGGCGACCTATGTGTCCGATATGACGCTGCTGGACTCCATCCTGCTCGCCCATGGGCGCGGCGGCTGGGCGGTCGGCGACATCGTCGGGGCCAGCCTGGATCACGCCATGTGGTTCCACCGGCCGTTCCGGGTGGACGACTGGCTGCTGTACGACCAGGAGAGCCCCTCCGCGTCCGGCGGGCGCGGCCTGGCCAAGGGCCGTATCTTCACCGCCGACGGGCGGCTGGCCGTCTCCGTGATCCAGGAGGGCGTCATGCGGGTACCGCGCGCGAAGAAGAAGTGA